From the genome of Chlorocebus sabaeus isolate Y175 chromosome 2, mChlSab1.0.hap1, whole genome shotgun sequence, one region includes:
- the ID1 gene encoding DNA-binding protein inhibitor ID-1 yields the protein MKVASGSTAAAAGPSCALKAGKTAGGAGEVVRCLSEQSVAISRCAGGAGARLPALLDEQQVNVLLYDMNGCYSRLKELVPTLPQNRKVSKVEILQHVIDYIRDLQLELNSESEVGTPGGRGLPVRAPLSTLNGEISALTAEAACVPTDDRILCR from the exons ATGAAAGTAGCCAGTGGCAGCACCGCCGCCGCCGCAGGCCCCAGCTGCGCGCTGAAGGCCGGCAAGACAGCGGGCGGCGCGGGCGAGGTGGTGCGCTGCCTGTCTGAGCAGAGCGTGGCCATCTCGCGCTGCGCCGGGGGCGCCGGGGCGCGCCTGCCTGCCCTCCTTGACGAGCAGCAGGTGAACGTGCTGCTCTACGACATGAACGGCTGCTACTCACGCCTCAAGGAGCTGGTGCCCACCCTGCCCCAGAACCGCAAGGTGAGCAAGGTGGAGATCCTCCAGCACGTCATCGACTACATCAGGGACCTGCAGTTGGAGCTGAATTCGGAATCCGAAGTCGGGACCCCCGGGGGCCGAGGGCTGCCGGTCCGGGCTCCACTAAGCACCCTCAACGGCGAGATCAGCGCCCTGACGGCCGAG GCGGCATGCGTTCCTACGGACGATCGTATCTTGTGTCGCTGA